In Rattus rattus isolate New Zealand chromosome 3, Rrattus_CSIRO_v1, whole genome shotgun sequence, one genomic interval encodes:
- the Tchh gene encoding trichohyalin, whose translation MSPLIRSIVDITEVFNQYASQSCDGASLSKRELKNLLERELGDVLQKPHDPETVDLTLELLDRDCNGRVDFNEFLLFLFKIAQACYYALDQAAELGEKRTLTKEKRSLSQDRRQEDQRRFEPRDRQLDEEPGRGSWQKRREQEERAEELRLEQRDRQHRDEEQQLQRRELQELEERLAEKEPLSWSKGRDAEEFSEVEEQQRQERQELKGKGQTEERRLQRRRQEELREPLLRREQELSRRQELRREQELRREQELRQELRREPELRREQELSRGQEQRREQELRQELRREQELRLEQELRQEQRREQELRREQELRQELRRGQALAEEDEQTRVREPDQSITQRWQWQLESEAEARQNKVYSRPRRQEQRLRQELEERQLREEEEQRRDLQRQRSAEEARQRYQWERPQRAEERLEQEQRFRDREEQRFQEERLQRAELQDSLLEEEQRRRQAERREPNRSWELREENQRRRTPRQRREEELLEERLLQEEQRQRRERKYRREEDLQQEEERLQQDEEQLQREKRRLQQERQYQEEDLQLEEERLQQEEERLQRERRRLQQERQYQEEDLQRLQDEDRRRDLKWQWQPRKEVEVRSNRLFTKRREDEETIQQLEDSREQERRQDRRPLQNEQEERRELEQERRRLQQRDRQILEEEQLQREQQREARRRDETFQEEERLLEESRRQQQEREGKFFEEERQLQTEREEQRRHQEQEREFREEEEERLQEPEKELRQERDRKSREEQERRQQREEEQLRRQERDRRFRLEQERRQEREEEQLRDRKFRREQERRQEREEEQLRDRPFHREQERQPRQEREEEQLRDRKFRQEQEPRQEREEEQLRDRSFRREQEPRQEREEEQLRDRKFRREQERFQEREEEQLRDRPFRREQEPRQEREEEQLRDRKFRREQERRQERVGEQLRDRKFRREQERRQEREEEQLRDRPFRREQERRQEREEEQLRDRPFHREQERRQERDRPSRREQELRQELEEEQLRDRKFRREQELRRDRKLREEEERRQELEEEQLRGRERDRLRVEEQLRQEREEERRRRQERDRKSREEQELRQELEEEQLRDRKFRREQELRRDRKLHDEERRQELEERQLSGQERERKFRLEQELRRELEEEERRQQRDRKFRREEELRQELEEEQLRDRKIRREQELRRDRKFREEEERRQEEFEEKQLRLQEPDRRFRREQELRQEREEEQRRRQERDRKSREEQELRRELEEEQLRDRRIRQELQEEELRRQERDRKFREEQEIRRELQEEELRRQERDRKFREEQELRQELEEERLRDRKIPREQEFRRPREEEQLRDRKFRREQEFRREPEEEQRRRQEREEEQIRFEEQQQRRQEREQQLRQERDRRVREEEELRQEREELLHREVGGRKFREEERFRQEREEQQRHLQERDNRRFREEVELRQEREEQQLRQERQERQERERKFREVEELRQEEEQRRRQELDRKFREEKHLREEREDQQLRREKRDVQYPAEEQFARDKIRRQEQELRQEEEQRRRQERERKFQEEQIRRRQEEQRRRPILEPGTRQFANVPVRSSPLYEYIQEQRSQYRP comes from the exons atgtctccacTTATAAGAAGCATTGTTGATATCACTGAAGTTTTCAATCAATATGCATCACAAAGTTGTGATGGAGCATCACTTAGCAAGAGAGAACTGAAAAATCTCCTTGAGAGAGAACTTGGAGATGTCCTTCAG AAACCACATGATCCGGAGACTGTAGATCTGACCCTAGAACTTCTGGATCGTGACTGCAACGGGCGTGTTGATTTCAACGAATTCCTCCTGTTCCTTTTCAAGATTGCTCAAGCTTGCTATTATGCTCTCGATCAGGCTGCAGAGCTAGGCGAGAAGAGAACCCTAACCAAGGAAAAGAGGAGCCTGTCACAAGATCGCAGGCAAGAAGATCAAAGGAGATTCGAGCCCCGGGATAGACAACTGGACGAAGAACCTGGGCGCGGAAGCTGGCAGAAGAGACGTGAGCAGGAGGAGCGCGCTGAGGAGCTGAGGCTGGAGCAGCGCGACAGGCAGCACCGCGACGAAGAGCAGCAACTGCAAAGGAGAGAACTGCAAGAACTGGAGGAGCGCCTTGCAGAAAAAGAGCCTCTAAGCTGGAGTAAGGGTCGTGACGCTGAGGAGTTTTCTGAGGTAGAGGAACAGCAAAGGCAAgagagacaggaactcaagggcAAGGgccaaacagaagagagaaggttGCAGAGGCGCCGGCAAGAAGAGCTACGCGAACCCCTGCTGAGGCGCGAGCAGGAGCTGAGTcgtaggcaggagctgaggcgCGAACAAGAGCTAAGGCGcgagcaggagctgaggcaggaactgaggcgcGAACCAGAGCTAAGGCGCGAACAGGAGCTGAGTAGAGGACAGGAACAGAGGCGcgagcaggagctgaggcaggaactgagacgcgagcaggagctgaggctcgagcaggagctgaggcaggaacagagACGCGAGCAGGAGCTAAGACGcgagcaggagctgaggcaggagctcagGCGCGGGCAGGCGCTGGCTGAGGAGGATGAGCAGACGCGAGTCCGGGAACCCGACCAGAGCATCACCCAGAGGTGGCAGTGGCAGCTCGAAAGCGAGGCAGAAGCCCGTCAGAACAAGGTCTACTCTAGGCCTCGCAGGCAAGAGCAGAGGCTTCGCCAGGAGCTAGAGGAGCGTCAGCtccgggaggaggaggagcaacgCCGCGACCTCCAACGGCAGCGTTCCGCTGAGGAGGCTCGCCAGCGCTACCAATGGGAGAGGCCGCAACGGGCGGAGGAGCGCCTGGAGCAGGAGCAGCGGTTCCGCGACCGGGAGGAGCAGCGCTTCCAGGAAGAGAGACTGCAAAGagctgagctccaggacagcctccTTGAGGAAGAACAGAGGCGACGTCAAGCGGAGCGCCGAGAGCCAAACCGGAGCTGGGAGCTGCGGGAAGAAAACCAGAGACGCCGCACACCGAGGCAGCGTAGGGAGGAAGAGCTACTCGAGGAGCGGTTGTTGCAAGAAGAGCAGCGCCAGCGGCGGGAGAGGAAATACCGCAGGGAGGAGGACctgcagcaggaggaagagcGGCTGCAGCAAGATGAAGAGCAACTGCAGCGGGAAAAGAGGCGCCTGCAGCAGGAGAGGCAGTATCAAGAGGAGGACCTGCAGCTGGAGGAAGAGCGgctgcagcaggaggaagagcggctgcagagagaaaggaggcgCCTGCAGCAGGAGAGGCAGTATCAAGAGGAGGACCTGCAGCGGCTGCAGGATGAAGATCGGCGCAGGGATCTGAAATGGCAGTGGCAACCTAGGAAAGAAGTCGAAGTTCGTAGTAACAGGCTTTTCACCAAACGCAGAGAGGATGAGGAAACGATCCAGCAGCTGGAAGACTCTCGGGAGCAAGAAAGACGTCAGGATCGGCGGCCTCTGCAAAAcgaacaggaagagagaagagagctggagcaggagaggaggCGCCTACAGCAGCGCGACCGGCAGATCCTAGAGGAAGAGCAGCTGCAGCGAGAGCAGCAACGGGAAGCCAGAAGACGAGATGAGACCTTCCAGGAGGAAGAACGGCTCCTGGAAGAATCGAGAAGACAGCAACAGGAGAGAGAAGGCAAATTCTTTGAGGAGGAAAGGCAGCTGCAGACAGAACGGGAAGAACAGAGGCGGCatcaagaacaagagagagaattccgagaagaggaggaggagcgcCTCCAAGAACCTGAGAAAGAACTTCGGCAGGAGCGTGACAGAAAATCCCGTGAAGAACAAGAGCGCCGCCAGCAGCGTgaggaagagcagctgaggcgCCAGGAACGGGACAGAAGATTCCGCCTGGAACAAGAACGCCGCCAGGAGCGTGAGGAAGAGCAGCTGCGGGACAGAAAGTTCCGCCGGGAACAAGAACGCCGCCAGGAGCGTGAGGAAGAGCAGCTGCGGGACAGACCATTCCACCGAGAACAAGAACGCC AACCCCGTCAGGAGCGTGAGGAAGAACAGCTGCGAGACAGAAAGTTCCGCCAAGAACAAGAACCCCGCCAGGAGCGTGAGGAAGAACAGCTGCGGGACAGATCATTCCGCCGGGAACAAGAACCCCGTCAGGAGCGTGAGGAAGAGCAGCTGCGGGACAGAAAGTTCCGCAGGGAACAAGAACGCTTCCAGGAGCGTGAGGAAGAGCAGCTGAGGGACAGACCATTCCGCAGGGAACAAGAACCCCGTCAGGAACGTGAGGAAGAGCAGCTGAGGGACAGAAAGTTCCGCCGGGAACAAGAACGCCGCCAGGAGCGTGTGGGAGAGCAGCTGCGGGACAGAAAGTTCCGCAGGGAACAAGAACGCCGCCAGGAGCGTGAGGAAGAGCAGCTGAGGGACAGACCATTCCGCAGGGAACAAGAACGCCGCCAGGAACGTGAGGAAGAGCAGCTGCGGGACAGACCATTCCACCGAGAACAAGAACGCCGCCAGGAGCGCGACAGACCATCCCGCCGGGAACAAGAGCTCCGCCAGGAACTCGAGGAAGAGCAGCTGCGGGACAGAAAGTTCCGCCGGGAGCAAGAGCTCAGACGGGACAGAAAACTCCGTGAGGAAGAAGAGCGCCGCCAGGAACTGGAGGAAGAGCAGCTGCGTGGCCGAGAGCGAGACCGTTTAAGGGTGGAAGAGCAGCTTCGCCAGGAGCGCGAGGAAGAGCGGCGGCGCCGCCAGGAACGTGACAGAAAATCCCGTGAGGAACAAGAGCTCCGCCAGGAACTCGAGGAAGAGCAGCTGAGGGACAGAAAGTTCCGCCGGGAACAAGAGCTTAGGCGCGACAGAAAACTCCACGACGAAGAGCGCCGCCAGGAGCTAGAGGAAAGGCAGCTGAGCGGGCAAGAACGTGAGAGAAAGTTCCGCTTGGAACAAGAGCTTCGCCGGGAGCTCGAGGAAGAGGAGCGCCGCCAGCAGCGTGACAGAAAGTTCCGCCGGGAAGAGGAGCTCCGCCAGGAACTGGAGGAAGAGCAACTGCGGGACAGAAAGATCCGCAGGGAACAAGAGCTCAGGCGGGACAGAAAATTCCGTGAGGAAGAAGAGCGCCGCCAGGAGGAGTTCGAGGAAAAGCAGCTGCGGCTCCAGGAACCAGACAGAAGATTCCGCCGGGAACAAGAGCTCCGCCAGGAACGcgaagaggagcagaggaggcGCCAAGAACGTGACAGAAAATCTCGTGAGGAACAAGAGCTCCGCCGGGAACTGGAGGAAGAGCAGCTGAGGGACAGAAGGATTCGCCAGGAACTCCAGGAAGAAGAGCTAAGGCGCCAGGAACGTGACAGAAAGTTCCGTGAAGAACAAGAAATCCGCCGGGAACTCCAGGAAGAAGAGCTAAGGCGCCAGGAACGTGACAGAAAGTTCCGTGAGGAACAAGAGCTCCGCCAAGAACTGGAGGAAGAGCGGCTGAGGGACAGAAAGATCCCCCGAGAACAAGAGTTCCGCCGGCCACGAGAGGAAGAGCAGCTGAGGGACAGAAAGTTCCGCAGGGAACAAGAATTCCGCCGAGAGCCGGAGGAAGAGCAGCGGCGCCGGCAGGAGCGTGAGGAGGAACAAATTCGCTTTGAGGAGCAACAGCAGCGCCGCCAGGAGCGCGAGCAACAGTTAAGACAAGAACGCGACAGGAGAGTCCGGGAGGAAGAAGAGCTTCGTCAGGAAAGGGAGGAGCTGCTACACCGTGAGGTGGGTGGCAGGAAATTCCGGGAAGAGGAGCGATTCCGCCAGGAAAGAGAGGAACAGCAGCGTCACCTCCAGGAGCGGGACAACAGAAGATTCCGCGAGGAAGTAGAGCTCAGGCAAGAAAGGGAAGAGCAGCAGCTGCGTCAAGAGCGCCAAGAGCGCCAAGAGCGTGAGAGAAAATTCCGTGAGGTAGAAGAGCTTCGCCAGGAAGAAGAGCAGCGCCGCCGCCAGGAGCTTGACAGGAAATTCCGGGAAGAGAAACACCTGCGTGAGGAACGCGAGGACCAGCAACTGCGGAGGGAGAAGCGAGATGTTCAGTACCCGGCTGAGGAGCAATTTGCCAGGGATAAGATTCGTCGCCAGGAACAAGAACTACGTcaagaagaggaacaaagacGTCGCCAAGAGCGGGAGAGAAAATTCCAAGAAGAGCAGATCCGTCGTAGGCAAGAGGAGCAGAGGCGCCGCCCAATACTAGAGCCTGGCACACGCCAGTTTGCCAATGTCCCAGTGCGTTCCAGTCCTCTCTACGAGTACATCCAAGAGCAGAGGTCTCAATACCGCCCTTAA